ATTTGTAgcttataattataatattgagCACCACGTATAATCTATAATCATTATGATACATTTGAAGTAATTCAAAGATAAAGAAACAGTTTTCCAATTCACAATTTGAATCTCGATTTGATAACTTCATTCAGACATTCAAACCTTTGTGGTTAAGTTGTTTTGTCCACTTGTAgcttataattataatattgagCACCACATATAATCTATAATCATTATGATACATTTGAAGTAAttcaaaaagataaagaaacagTTTTCCAATTCACAATTTGAATCTCGATTTGATAACTTCATTCAGACATTCAAACCTTTGTGGTTAAGTTGTTTTGTCCACTTGTAgcttataattataatattgagCACCACATATAATCTATAATCATTATGATACATTTGAAGTAAttcaaaaagataaagaaacagTTTTCCAATTCACAATTTGAATCTCGATTTGATAACTTCATTCAGACATTCAAACCTACGACTATTGCCTAAATAACTCTGCTTATATAACCAAGATTCTTCACCATCGTCAAACAAAAAGTTGCATTAGAcctcaataaaaatttgttaaacttATCATGAAAATTAATAGTGATGATATTAGGTTAATATTCGTAAATGGAAGACAACTTTACACATAAGACATATTATCCTTGCAAATGTGTAGAAAAGGAATCAAACTGCAGTTAGCTTGTTTAACCGAATGAACTGGAAACCACCATATGGTGAATTGTACCTCGGACAAAAGCTCTGTATCATCCATGGCGTGAAGATCCAGAAGCCCGGCTCCAAAATCTCCCCTGAAGTCTGGAGAATAAAACCCATCTGATACTGTCACTCCACTTAAATTTTGGGAAGTAGGAGTATATGGCTCAGAAGCAGATTCCCCGTTAAAATTGAGGTTTCTCATTAACTTAAAAAGCCTCTGCTTTTCTTCTGCAGACTGCGCTCCATAACCCTACGGCAATATCATTTTCACTTAGTCATCTCATAGAGTACCGTCATAAGCAACAATAcgaaaaacaaacaacatttagCCTGTTCAAGTTCAACGGGAGGCAATGTagtttctaaaaaatatatagaacaGAGGTACACGCTAATTATCCGACAAAAACACAGGACCgttcaaaaacttcaaataGGAACGATAGTCAGgtgtttcaaaaattttaacacaaaaatGCATTCTAAACCCTAAAGGCACTATGAATTTAGGATAAGCACAATAAACGGTACACCCTTCCTCTGGAAAGAACAATATAATATTACTCATACAATAATACACAAATAAAGCAAGTgaaataatagaagaaaaatggaaggttaaaaaataatttagctATTCATGATTATCTTAACAAACCAAATAATCTAAACAGAACACCAAACGACCAAGTTACGACACTATATACAGCTCCAACATGAAAGAAGTTGCAGGAGAGGGAAAGTTAAAAGAGACGGTAATAATAAATTGGCATTCAGAAATCTTAAAGAAAGAAAGCGGAGAAGTAACAAGTAGTTTAGAAACGAAAACCTAACAGAGTTGTTATCTAAGAGAGACGATAAATACCTGCATAAGAAGATTGGGAAGGAGGCGTTGGTCGATACCAGTGGAAGCCAGTGGAGAGGCCAGATGCTGCAAGCCGGCGGATTGTAACCAGCGCGCCATGACGGCGTCGCCGGCATCGGTAGCCGGCCCCGCCGAATTATGGAGAGATCCGGCGCCGGCGTGGTCATACAGAGCAGTGGCCGCTGCATTGCTCTGCTGCATCTGGCCACCCATGTGGCGCTGCGACCGTCTTTGGGGCGCCAATTTTCAAGATCTGTTTTGACAAACTTCACAACAAACACACACGCTAGAATTCAAATTCGAAAACCGCCACAGTAAGATATCACCGAAAAAAAAGCATCAGGCACACTTACGAGAAGGAGAGAATTTGAATCCAAGGAAGAACATGAAAGTGAGTGAAAGGACGGAATTCAGAAATCAACGAAGCGTGATATTCGAGTGAACGGAGTAATTGAGGAACGAAGAATGCAGCGGGCGAGGGAGCGGAGAATCGAGATCTGCGCTGCGAAATGATTCAGATCTGAAAGTGGTCGAAAATACGAAAACGAAACCCCTGAACGGTGGGGAAGCGTTGCTTCTAATGTTCTGTtagatgttgttgttgtgtgagTGAAGAAAATGGAATGATGGcggaaaaagagagagaaattgaAGCGAGGATGAAAGAGTAGGCGTGGATGATGTGATATATACTTCGACAAAAACAGAGGTATACGTCCATGAAAATTTACGGATAACAATCACAAAATCAAATagtcaaatattatataatattattttccaatATGATTAAAACGGCTacaataaatcatttttttttccattgtaTACTCCTCCTTTATACATTGTACAAACATATTGAAAGTTTGAAATAAATCTGTTTCATGTTTGCATCTAAAAAGCTGTGTCAAACAAGTTGACACAATATTCGATGAGACTTGAAAGCtgagttaaatatttaaaccgAAATCCAAATATCCCAAATAGTAATAagaagtaaatttaattttaacttacctatttgatgattttattttctttaattggaTTCGGAATGTAGAAGGAAAGATGAAAAATGccttaacaattttctttttcttattgaataaaattttgaaatatatatatatatatatatatatatatatatatatatatatatatatatatatatatatatatatatattgcgaTTTGTTCAAAttggaatttgaagaaaaagaattccaaaaataGTACATAACCGAGTAATATATTAATGTCAACGAACTAAAAAGTAATTCAATGCAAAAggacaataataaattaagaagGTCTTTTCAccttttcatatgttttttttttttcttttttttagttctaAGCTTATTCTTTTTTGTCGTTGTAATCCGTAAAGTGTATAAACTGCATTTAAATTAGTTATAGCTGgtgtcaaaaaataaaatggtgatttaaaatatgttgctctgaaatatattaaatgcgtattttattaatattatttagaatttcATACACTCTATTTTTACacagttttaataaaagaaaggtATATACGAATATTGTCCTAACGCAGAAATATGTGAGGTTAGGTTGATGCCAATTGGCAAACACGTGGCTCATAATGAATGGGTAATGCTGAAAGGAACAAAAACTGCACATGTGTTAGTATTAGACATCGTGAATCAATTAACTCTCaaacaaaaacagagaaaatggCATTTTGAAGTGTTTCTTTATACTGAATTTTTCATCcaaaatatctatataaaatatgttatgtgGCTTGTTATAAAACGACTgcttgttaaaaataataaaattatatgacaTTTCTTTTATGACACtcttgaataatttaaaatattttaaaaaatatttttgtataatatgATTCGAATTTCCCACTTATGAGATGATTATGAGATAAGACAAATGTTAACACTCTCTTAATCACATGGTTAAACTTTTCCAAACGTTTGTTAATCACGATATCTAAAGGcgttaatatatatttgattaagtAAAATCATTATGGTAATCTAAATTACGATGATAACAATATAACTCAGCAACAACAAGATGTAAATTAAGACCTTAAAAGTTGAATATGTATGAGAGGTAAGTATTATGCTAACTTTTATAACCTTTATTACCATTAAAATATACTACTTAAAGTCCAAGTTATTAATAATGGAtaataatgaagaaaacaaaaatacagaTAAATTATTAAAGGAATTCAATAATTACAAAGATCGTCTTATTCtaataataacacatgtattctttgagtttttttttttttctttttgaaaatgattgaattttaaatatatctatCTCAAATTACCTAATATAGtgacaaattaaattttttaaccatTGTACGATGGACAAAAAGACCCACAACCTATTTCAAAATACTATGATACTATGATTAACACAGCTTTTTGCATTGCTAATTAATTAATCACACATGATAATTAATAAGTGCCACAACCAACACGAGTTTCCTTTGTGTGGGTACTTTACcttaattaatataactttCTTTTGTAATAAAACATCTGTGGCTATTTCTAACATGGAAAatgtattttctaaattttgattcaatttcaacatatataaaaaaaaagtgcgAAAATGGTGGTTTTGGCCTCATTGTGAAATAGTAttatttcttaaacaaaaaataaaaaataagtgcATTATGACATACATTGACATTTATTTGACAGAGTTCATAAAGgggaggttcgacacacacatagatcttCATACTTTGTAAGATATTGTTCACTTTGAGCCAAGTTTTTACATGTTtgtttttggtaccactccaaaaagTCTCTTTcattaaagttatttatatgtatataaacctATGtccaattctttttttattcgaTGCgaaactttgtttgtatccaacaaaaatatcttaaaaaatgaacttttgtagttttttttttaaaaaaaagtaaaatataaaaaaaagcaGTGTCaagttaatgtaaaatatattatatatgtcaaaatatcatttttcaaaaggAAAACGCTTTTAAAATGATGGCTAACATATGGTATATCTTGGggttcacttcttaatatttgCTTTGGTATGAAGCATGAGAGGTTTGAGATGGAAAGATTAATTTGACTTAAgcttaatgtttttgttttcttgtttttaatttcacCAAAGTAGCTCTACCATCTTTTCTAAACATATACGTCTAGATTTGAGTATGTTTCAATAATTGAAGTTTATAACATGACTCTCTTTTACGTCTTTTTCATACGCATCTCTTACGTTTTTTCTATTTCACGTGACTTTCTTAATAACCTTGTCTCACTGTCACGTTAATAATTCATTGGATGTTATTCATTCCATTAATGACTTGAAAAGGATCATGCCATTATCTTTTTTAGCTTGTTAACACGTCTTTTCTGGTATATATGTAAGCCACCAAATATACCACcacaaaacatttaaaattattaaaatttatataaataaatttaattatatatttaaaatacatagtATACGACATAATAAATAAGCTTCAATTACTAATTCTTGCGATCAGAAATTAATAAAGAGCTGTGTACTTTGTTTTAAGAAGCGTACGAgctttatagaaaaaaaaattaaaatcactcCATAgaataacaacaaataaatataaaaacttacaTACAAATTTAGTGAAACTATAAAAGACTgatcaaataatttaaacattttttgtttatattttaacgCTTACAGTATATACTTATAAACTATTATTTGAACAGAATAAATTAAGGAagttaatgatatttaaaacaaagatTGAATGcgtatttatacttttatgctaaatataattttccttcTTAGGTTTAGAGATGATAAAGTAATTGCAACATGTTTAATCCgtcatattttattgatttaattttacatcCTTACATTCACCAATCTTCCAAATCTATTTTACATATCTTGTCCTGCATTAAATATTACTAGATTTTTCGTATTTATGTTatcctttttcaaaaattatttcacgaagctttacaaaaataacataaaactcatttcttgcatttttttttctatataaaatataaagaaaaattcctAGAAAAATCTTCTAATAACAAAATGACAATTCTGtccattaaattttttttattatctttattactAAATTTTGAACTTATAGTtgtcttttccatttttattttatcttcttgcTATTTAGTGTGAGAAGAGAAATCGTACGTGAATTTATGGTAAAGAAGTCTCACATTAGTAAAAACTTATCttggatttatttatttatttatttatttgtataaaaggagattaatgttttttaatgatcacatttcaaaaatatattccttttattttattatttttttgctttattgtttgaaataaaaactaagagagaatattaattaaggttaaattttccttgtatttattttttctattttcagaaaaaaaatatgttattatttgttttcttcttggaAATAGAGAGAAggtatataattttctttatttaataaaattacattctttGTCTTGTTTTATTccttctattttaatttttttaatcgtGACTACCTGTTATTTTGATTCCCAAAATCTAGAAGGATCATCCACCAACAcaacacataataaaattactaccttcaaataataattatcccaccagataaaattattagtttgCAAATCAattattctatatataaattgatagtACTGTATGAATAGCTCACACTGTAAAAATCTTTTACTATAAAGAAAAGTTAGACGATGCTAAGACTATagtaccaaaaaaaaaaacaaaaaaaactccGTATGTAGGTATGTGGCTTAGCACTTCATCTCCTGGAGAGCATATGCAAAATACAGAAACGTGGGATCAGTGGCACCATCCTTATAATAAGCAAACACCAGACTGCCATCATCATGCATACTCTCTCCAACAAAGCTgcaaatttttaatgaaagcTTTTGGTTGATTAACACGATTTTAACAATTACAAGCaaaaaaatcatacaacaaGTGCCACTTACAACTGAAGATCCTTAATCTTGGAGAGCAGGAACTTAGTTGCTCCTTCAATGTGTTTTTTCAACAGATTTTGTTTCTCCTCGTCAAGTTTTTGGATCAATAACTTAATATACCTCTTCATGAACACAAGAAACTGCTTCTTGTCAAAACCAGGTTGCTCCTGCAAAACATTAATACTACTAATTTAATCCATCAAAATACTAAAACTCAAACAATAATTAGAGATATGATAATCGAAACCTGAAGCCTGAATGtgtcaacaatatcaacaacttTGGTAGCTTGATCGTCAACACCTTCATCTTCCCCACCTTCAGCAGAAGGATTTGCGCCAATGTCGACTTCAATCGCTCCTTGAACAACCCACTGCAAACCCCCCAAACAAAAATCTCttataaatatacaaaccaCAAGTactatatatatgtaatttatagGATAATCCATATATGCACCGTATTCAACTCACCTTTCCAGAAACTTCCCACAACATTCCATTCTCAATTTCTCTGTAGGGGAAGGAGTCCGAGAGAAGTTCGTCACCTACACAACACCGTACAAACAAAACAGTGAGAAAATCATGGCTACAAATTCTGAATAGTGTAAATTTCATGCAATTTCTATCAAAGTTCAAAAACACAATAACAAATGAGAGATGTAATACATATACCTGTGAGGAAGTCCTTGTAAACCAACATATTTGCAGAGATTTTCTCCGAGATCGTTTGGAAGAGAAGGCTTCTGCTTTGAAGGACGAGAGAGTTTGGAATTAGTTTGAACACTCTGATGCGAAGGCGCAGAGGTCTATTTATAGGGAGAGGTTTTTGAAGGAAGTAAACaaaattttctatcttttttccttgttgatataaatatgatattatctaatgattttgttttaaatctttTCTCATTTATCTCTTAAAGATTCTTCtcttaaaataaagataaatttagaTTGCATTCATATAAACTAGAATATAGTTTagtcaataaattaattaaatattcaactcattttcacaaattattcgattttttttgtatattttttccttaaataacttttttaatattttattgagtatttactttctttattttatactatcatatttcaatttatttattatcttctATCCATATCCGCGAATAGAATTTTAACATAACAATGTTTGAAGAAATTAAGGTGTTAAAGATTAGTCTATTTCATTcgagaaaaaaaaactgatttaatattgattaaaaaatattcacctCAATGTTAACAGATAAAATTCTGATTAATGtcactttaaaaataatcttaattaatattatagtaaaaaaagaACTTTGATTAATGGttgttgaaaaataattgtaattatatcaattaaaaataatcacagTTAAAAAAGTTTGTGCTTCacataaaagaaatagtaaTAATGTTCATGAAAAATCTTAACGtttattaacaaataacattactctttataaatataaacataatcttgatataatataaattttaatatgaaaaaaataatgtaatttgaaaaataattttgaggAATAAGTtggttgttaaaaaaaaaggaaataagtcAACTTTACTTTTATTCAATGTGATATATTTAACACACCTCATAGTgatgaatgaaaatttaaattctgCATGTTGAATCTAAAAACTTGATTGACCatgtgtttttatattattttaatatgtaaatttatatataaatcaatcttataaattgatttttggaAGAAATTAATGATAGTGGTATTGATTGTAAAGATAAGACTGGTATTGACccaaatgaaattatataaaatgaagaaagaaaagtaaatttgCTGTTGAATATTCTATTATTTGCTTTGGTATGATATATGGTTGGTTAATTTACCCTCGgatagtttaaatttaatatattttttctctgtattggtttcatttttcaattcagagtcttttctttctttctcttatatttttttttattattattattttgtatgtaATACATTAAGAGTACTTTGTATCTTAATACTATAGTTAATAGACAATCAtttaactaatattaatatgtttgaaaatgatataactaaaatatataggAGTTATTACGTAATTCTACCCTAATTACTCTTGAatagaatgattttttttttctaaatttgaaattggaATAGGTAGCAATGTTTTCTTGGAGTGATAAAATTTTTCAGTAGAATATAATTTTTCGACTCTCTGAAAGACAAATCCTTAACTCaaagacatttttgttttcttaaagaaaagaaaaaattaaaaaaaacattaaaattaaaaataaaattaaataagaaaaaaataatttaaaattttagattaaatgttattttcttaaagaaagaaaacaaaaaaattatttaagaatagaaaaattttagtttcgtaatattaattttgtactataatttagaatgaaatttgttattaCTATAATGATTGATAGAAAAAGATGAGTGAGAATGAAgagataaacttaaaattttataataataatattattattgctattattactttcaaaaaaaatcaataattataaattttcaaattatattaaaaaatcataaatagttttttgtgttttataagTAATTGTGATTTAAAAAggacatttttaattaattgttttaaaaaatattattaaatatctaaaataatattagatattttaataaaaaaatgcaccactgtttgatttttgaaaaagttatacaaatattactaacaaaataaaatttaattatttgcatAAAATCGTAACTTCCAGAAGTTATGATTTCCAAATACTATAAAATTAGTTTCAACCAAACGTGGTTCACCCTTCCCGTAAGAAAAGGAATATTGTAACACAAAAAacgaatataaataaaataaaataaaatagtttccAAGCAAACCCAAAATCtaaatcaaatatatcatattacttaagtttaaattttaataaaatagacaaatttcaatcatttaaaataagattaaacatttttttagttcCGAAAATTTATACagaattaaaattcatatatgttaaaaaaaattatatattttgatttcaaattttcaaaatgaatagatataatattttaatccaaTTATCTTAAAGGTGTAAAGAAgtcaaatattaatatgaaaCATATGTGTAAAcaagttaaattattaaataaaatatcattaaaagaatttaacagtaattagttttaaataaaaaactatattcattaattttaaaaaaataaaaaatcaagatatatcaaagtttttgataaatatgaattttaatttcacaataactaaaaatttatttaaccttttaaaataaaaaatacaatataaaaataagggttaaatatgtttttagtccctaaactATCAAgccattttgtttttagtccctctttgAAACTAAGGTACAAATCAGTCCTCCAACTTttacaaactttggttttagtccctgaaaCTTAACACCGTTAAAACCTTGGTGATGTGGCAAACGTTTCTNTCCATATGGATTAACACTTTAGCCACGTGTTGCTCGTTTGTGTGATCTGTTAAGATAATTTCAATTGGGAATTATTTTGtagtttgaaattgtttttttagtaaGTTAGGGTTCGTTCGGAGGACATAATTTTATCTGGAAAGAGGAGAACATGGTTTCAAAACTGACTTAGGGTTCGTGGTTAGGGTTCTTGCTTGTTCGTGTTCGTGGTCGTGCTTGCAATCGTGGTGGTCCTGTTGTTCGTCGTTGGTGTGTACGTGGTAGTGTTCGTCTTCGTTCAAAATCAGTTGCGTGTGCATTTTGTGTGAAAGATCAGTGATTCATCCAAGAAGGTAATTATTTAGTTGTAgtgaaatttatattctttgttTAATGTGCAATTTTCTTTGCATTCTGTTTTTAATGTTCCAAGTTTTGATTTTACCATGTAGGTAAAATGGTGTTTGACGTNTGTCTTCATCATATGGGGAAGTTCCTCAAGGGATTACAATATGTGGAAGGAGAGATACATGTTTTTAGAGGAATTGATCCCGACATGTGGTCATTCTTTGAAGCGGTGGGATTGGTTAAAGAATTCAAGTATGATGGAGAGTTCAAGCTTTGGTGGAAGGGTTCGAAAGAAAAGGCAATGAACAACCTTAGACCACTTACAGATGACAGAGAAGCAATTTTGTTGTCTAACTATGCTGAGGCAAATAAGGAGGAAGTTGAAATCTATGTTCAACATCTCCAACCAAGTCAGCCagatgaaattaattttctttccttttgtgaGGAAGCAATTGAAGAAGGAGTAGAAGTGATGGTGGAAGAGATGGAGGAAGAGGATGAAACCCGTGGTTATGTTGTTGAAGAAGGTGAAGCAGAGGATGAAGAAGATTTTGGTGGGGTGGAGGGAAATGTGGAAGTACAAGACTTGGTACTGGATGGTGAGGAGGAAGAGGGGATTGTTGAGGAAGAAACGGTGGAAGAGCAAGAGGTACAGGATGAAGAGGGCAATATTGTTGACGGTGATGGTTTGGAAAAtgttgatgaaagtgaagaagagagaatggcaaatgatgatgatgggtttgggatggaggaagagagaagaaatattAATCCAGTTTTGGATAggtggaagagaatgagaatgaaaaaaaaaatataagtgtcAAGAGCAGAGTTGAAGGTAGTGATGGGGCATTTATGATTAACGAAGAGGTTGGATATCATGAGATAAATGAAGATTATGATACAGATGATTTGTCTTCAAATGTAGATAGTGATGAGGATGTGAGGGATAATAAGAGGCATTTTTCAAAGTATAGAGCAGAAGATATGACGAAGGGGTTCAAATTTAGATTGGGAATGGAGTTTAAGTCATTGAAGGAGTTTAAGAGTGCGCTACAGGAGCATAGTGTTTTGAATGGAAAAGAAGTGAAGTTTGTCAAAAATGACTTGAAGAGAGTAAGGGCAATTTGTAAGAAANGGTGTGGTTTTGTTATAATGGCTAGCAAGGTAGGAAGTAGCCAAACCTTCAGATTGAAAACTTTAGTTAGGCACAAGTGTGGAAGGGCTTTTGGTAGCAAAAGTGCAAGTGTAGAATGGATTGCACAGGTTTTGGTTGACAGGTTTGTGAATGTAGGAGGCATGACAGTGATTCAAATCATAGATGAAATAAAGAAGTCATATAGTGTGGGAATAAGTCATTGGAAGGCTGGAAGAGCTAAGAAAATTGCAATGGATTCTTTAGTGGGTGATGGAGAAAAACAATATGCTCGTCTTTATGACTATGTGGCTGAGTTGTTAAGAGTAAAGGCTGGAACCGTCAAGATTAAGGCCATCCAACCCCAACCCACCTTGCCACCAAGGTTTGGGTCATTTTACATGTGTTTGGAGGGCTGTAAGGAGGGGTTTTTAGGTAGTTGCAGACCTTTCATTGGGGTAGATGGTTGTCACTTGAAAACAAGTTATGGAGGTCAGTTGTTAATTGCAGTAGGAAGGGACCCTAATGACCAGTACTTCCCACTANNNNNNNNNNNNNNNNNNNNNNNNNNNNNNNNNNNNNNNNNNNNNNNNNNNNNNNNNNNNNNNNNNNNNNNNNNNNNNNNNNNNNNNNNNNNNNNNNNNNNNNNNNNNNNNNNNNNNNNNNNNNNNNNNNNNNNNNNNNNNNNNNNNNNNNNNNNNNNNNNNNNNNNNNNNNNNNNNNNNNNNNNNNNNNNNNNNNNNNNNNNNNNNNNNNNNNNNNNNNNNNNNNNNNNNNNNNNNNNNNNNNNNNNNNNNNNNNNNNNNNNNNNNNNNNNNNNNNNNNNNNNNNNNNNNNNNNNNNNNNNNNNNNNNNNNNNNNNNNNNNNNNNNNNNNNNNNNNNNNNNNNNNNNNNNNNNNNNNNNNNNNNNNNNNNNNNNNNNNNNNNNNNNNNNNNNNNNNNNNNNNNNNNNNNNNNNNNNNNNNNNNNNNNNNNNNNNNNNNNNNNNNNNNNNNNNNNNNNNNNNNNNNNNNNNNNNNNNNNNNNNNNNNNNNNNNNNNNNNNNNNNNNNNNNNNNNNNNNNNNNNNNNNNNNNNNNNNNNNNNNNNNNNNNNNNNNNNNNNNNNNNNNNNNNNNNNNNNNNNNNNNNNNNNNNNNNNNNNNNNNNNNNNNNNNNNNNNNNNNNNNNNNNNNNNNNNNNNNNNNNNNNNNNNNNNNNNNNNNNNNNNNNNNNNNNNNNNNNNNNNNNNNNNNNNNNNNNNNNNNNNNNNNNNNNNNNNNNNNNNNNNNNNNNNNNNNNNNNNNNNNNNNNNNNNNNNNNNNNNNNNNNNNNNNNNNNNNNNNNNNNNNNNNNNNNNNNNNNNNNNNNNNNNNNNNNNNNNNNNNNNNNNNNNNNNNNNNNNNNNNNNNNNNNNNNNNNNNNNNNNNNNNNNNNNNNNNNNNNNNNNNNNNNNNNNNNNNNNNNNNNNNNNNNNNNNNNNNNNNNNNNNNNNNNNNNNNNNNNNNNNNNNNNNNNNNNNNNNNNNNNNNNNNNNNNNNNNNNNNNNNNNNNNNNNNNNNNNNNNNNNNNNNNNNNNNNNNNNNNNNNNNNNNNNNNNNNNNNNNNNNNNNNNNNNNNNNNNNNNNNNNNNNNNNNNNNNNNNNNNNNNNNNNNNNNNNNNNNNNNNNNNNNNNNNNNNNNNNNNNNNNNNNNNNNNNNNNNNNNNNNNNNNNNNNNNNNNNNNNNNNNNNNNNNNNNNNNNNNNNNNNNNNNNNNNNNNNNNNNNNNNNNNNNNNNNNNNNNNNNNNNNNNNNNNNNNNNNNNNNNNNNNNNNNNNNNNNNNNNNNNNNNNNNNNNNNNNNNNNNNNNNNNNNNNNNNNNNNNNNNNNNNNNNNNNNNNNNNNNNNNNNNNNNNNNNNNNNNNNNN
This genomic stretch from Vigna radiata var. radiata cultivar VC1973A chromosome 7, Vradiata_ver6, whole genome shotgun sequence harbors:
- the LOC106767945 gene encoding translationally-controlled tumor protein homolog — protein: MLVYKDFLTGDELLSDSFPYREIENGMLWEVSGKWVVQGAIEVDIGANPSAEGGEDEGVDDQATKVVDIVDTFRLQEQPGFDKKQFLVFMKRYIKLLIQKLDEEKQNLLKKHIEGATKFLLSKIKDLQFFVGESMHDDGSLVFAYYKDGATDPTFLYFAYALQEMKC